Within Puntigrus tetrazona isolate hp1 chromosome 17, ASM1883169v1, whole genome shotgun sequence, the genomic segment ATATCATTCTTTTCATGTTCTGTTCTCATATTCCTGCATGGATACCAAGAAACCTGATCGAGTTTCATGTACAGCTACGTAATTTGCTCACTGAATCTATCTTCCTAATCAACCAATATGGCTGAAAAACTGGTAAGTGGAAGAGGTTAGGGGGATCAGGGACGTAACACGTAACACACGATTGTAACACTTCCGATTTTTCAAATTAGGAATGAGTAGCAAATCACCTCATTCACTTTACACGTTCTTAATTTAGTTCTTATTTCACTTGCGAGGAAGCAGAGCCCTATGGCTGACACAGCAGATTTTAGAGAAAAACTAATTTTGAGCAAAATACGTagcttttaatacttttatactaATTTAGGTTTGTTATGGCATTCCCTGCTTCGTGGATAACTcgttaaagttaaataaattttactgtGTCATAggtttttagtgcttttagctGTAAAGTGAGCTACAAGAGTCTGAGTTAAATGTAACCGCAAGACCAAAGGTTATCCGTTACATTTGTAACGTCAATGaagttattattacttatatgttttctttgatttttagTATGCCTATGTCTTGCAAAAGAAAGACAAACCGAGGGATGTCTCTAAAAGTGTTCAAAGTGTTCAAGTTTTATTATGACCAATATCTGACATTTACGAACATGCTTAAATAACGGATGTGCAACAAAAGTACTTCGGCTTCAGGAAACAATCAGGATCAGTTCATTTCTCTTCTGGTTAAGCAGGGTCATGTCTTCGTATGCCAGAATCAAAATTAAGCGAAATAGtcttaaaagcaataatttgtcctattaatcagtttttattCCAGTACCTTTGTGACTTATTATagtttacagtatttaactttCGGCCCTCTGGCggttaataaatgcaattgcaTGTGTTTTAGGGAAGACATTTTTTGGTTGGCTCTGCTCGGATGCACGCGGTTTGTCGTCTGAGCACCTATGTACATGTAAATCTATAAAAGTTAGTTGCATGCTTTAGTGTTCAGCACGGCCAATCGGTAACGTTGATGTTTTCAATCAGGGCTATCCAAACTCGGTTCTGGAGGGCCGATGTCCTGCAGAGGTTGGCTATaactgaagcagctaatcaaagTCTTACTGGGCATACTAGAAACTTCCttgcaggtgtgttgaggcagaTTGAAACTAAACTCTGTAGGACACCGGCCTTCTAGGACCGACTTCGGACAGCCCTGTTTCCAATTGTTGGTAGGCATTTGACGTAATTGCTGATAAGACCAATCAAACGGCTGCAGGATATTCTGGTCAAACAAAGAATTGTAGTAGACTAAGTATCACACTTCTATCTATAACTAACTTTGCAACTCATGTCAACTACCAGTCATAGACAATATGTAGACTGCCTGCTTAATATCTACTAGTCTACTAGTTTTGATGGTCCCCAAAAGGCTGCTGACTACAAGTAGCATCGCAGGTAgcctacatgtcaacttattgtACTTAGTGCGGCTCTGTGATCAGTATTTAATGCTGCTTCTTCTGAAAGCTCTGCGAGTTTGAATCCAAAGTGCATTTGAAAAGCCAGCAATCGTCACACACCTTTCCGAACATAGTAAAATTCCCCCAAAAAAGACAACATTGGATAACATGTTTTAGGTACTCTGAATTCACTTCATAACGTcagttatgttttataaaaaagatTCTATACGCAGAATATTCTAACACAGAATAAGGCACCcaattgtttttctgttaagtATTCTACGCAGtgataaatgcaatgcattctaaatatactttattacaaatgaaaactaCTCTACAAGAAGAACTcaggaagagaagaagaagaagccagGCGTTTTCTTTACGCGGATATTTGAAGTTTCACCGCTAGAGCGCCCTCTGGCTTTCGGATGGTGCAGTATctactattaaaatgtaattttaatcaaTCGTAAGGGTAGATGCGTATTATATGCACGCGGAAAACTGCGTATCATTAGCACGTTTTCGTTTTTGgcgtactatttatacgcaTTTTCATGAGACCGGGCATTTCATAACGCTACAAAAACTCAAACTTAAGCGGGGGATcaccagtaataataataataatattttctctttataaACTAACTTTTCCATCGCAAAGGCCTTTCTCGGCCAGATGTCGTCTGTACAGTCATCTTTGTATAGTCTGTGAGTGTTCTTAATTACTTTGAAACTGAATAATGACAATGATAAAAATTCTGCATCTAACGCTCTTTTTGTTCGCGCCACtttcctgcacacacacacacacacacacacacacaccactcccAAGCCCAAACCATCCCTTCTACCTATTTTACTTGTCCAATTCACACCAAATCCAATTTACAACCCAAAGCAAGGTGAACAAAGCATGCATTTGTAGCGTTGCttttggaattattttaaaaatgcacacattatCTAAAAAGTCAGACATTCGCAAAATGATCGTTCATCCATGCGTTCGACACTGCCTCACCCACCGAAGCAATCAGTCGCCCTCTTTCCACATgagaaacatttttgcaaaggTCATAAACAATTAACCAGGCTTTAGGCTGGCACTCGCATCGCTGAACTCGGGGTGGAGCCTTCAAACCATAAAACCAGCTGCCTCTGCTCTCCACAGTCTCTCGGTTCACGATTTCAATAAACTCTTAATGGAAACCTTTTGTCTTTTATCGACGAGGTCATGAATGGATgctagatttatttattttttttgctttgatcaAAACCGAAAAGAAATACGGATCGACGGCGCGTCAACGAATAAGATAACTTAAGGAAGCGtaagacattttgttttatgctgtataaagtgttttttattgttcCCGAGCTGTCTGTTTTGAAAGCGCGTGTGATTTTAAAAGCTCTGTGGATCTTACGGTATGAATTGCGGATTATATGCCGTACACTTAGGCTTTGTGTTCTTCACCCCATGTTGATTCTCATCTGTTGACGGCACGCGGGCCGGGCCTGGGCTAATAATTTCCATACATAGCAGTGAGATCACAAAACTCACAAACACTAAATCAAAACCTGAGCCGCAACGGGTCTTTAATAAAAGCGTCCGTACAGGGATGAAAGAAAATCGAGTCCATATAAAATCAGAATGTATTTCGTGTGCATCCGTGATTTAAACCTTCAAATACcagcttcatatttattgttgcaAAAGCATTTTTCACGACTGGGAATTAATCATTCATAATTTAGACTATAGACATTTAACTGAACGTTTGCAaaccaataatatatatatatatatatatatatatatatatatatatatatatatatatatatatatatatatatacacacacacacacacacacacacacatatatatatatatatatatatatatatatatatatatatatatatatatatatatatatatatatatatatggtataaaGTAACGTACAGAATgaatcagtgttatttaatatttcccCCAAGCTGTGTTAACAATGTATTATtacaacaaaattattattattattataagatgAAGAATTAGAGCTGTCACAGCGATAATTCGacttttgacatatttttatactacATGCACGATGTCAAAGACCTGCTATATATACAGTGcgtttaaatgtctttaccaATCCctaaataagttttattttcgGTCTGTTCAGATAATGGGAGAGATCTTAAAGCATCGCTCTTTATCTGTTGAGCTGGAAGAGTGAAAAGGACCGTGGCAGGATGATAGCAGATAGTtagtttatgtaatttattttgactGTGCACAAACAGATATTGGGTTTGAAAAGCAGTGGAACGCCTTCATTTAGTCGTTTCTGGTTATTTTTATAACGCGGCGTAAAGAACGAAAGTACCTGTCACAGGTATCGGCTGTGTTTTAAACAAGCCTTTGGATACAACCAACAAACCACGAAGACCTGACAAGCGCTGGCTGCtccattttatttctaaaggaGCGTGTGAAGATGGACATGCGCAGGTGTCGgagttcaaaaattaaaaacgacACGATCCACCGAATAAGACAATAACGCCACAAAGATGCTTTTCTCGCCCCgtctttcatattttatttgctcgCATTAATTAAGAcctatatataaatgaatattgaaCATAAATAGCATTTCAATGCGACATGTTATACTCGTAAAAGAGACTTTAAAACATCGCGGCGGCCTTTTCGGCTATTTTTAATGAAGTACGAACGGTGATAGAATTCAAGATATGAATTGTTTTTCACAAACGACGAAAGCCTCGCTGCAAAGAAGAATgccaaaaaaatatgaattataaacGTTCACTTTTATTATGTTGAATTGCTATTATTCTCTGTAAGCGTAAAAGATCGACCCTATAGGCTACCGTTGTAATATATGCCATTATAAGTCacgaagaaagaaagaaagaaagaaaggtaaacatttctgaatgcgatctgaattatttaaacgttttagtttttattatctctccctctctcaggTAACCGAGTCTTAAACGGAGCTTTTTGTAAATAGCCTTCTTCTAATATCACAATAGCCTTTCACATCAGTAAAACTCTTCAAAGATTCACGAATTAAAACGAGCTGGAATTACCGATCGCcacttatctttttttcttttccaccgCCTTTCCCTTTAAATGAAGCCGGTGAACGCGCATACCTGAAAATCCCGCGCGAGACGCCGGTGAAGCGAGCTCGCCGTCTGCGTGTTTCGCGAATGTTCTCGTAAAGCGAATTTCGTTAGCCGTTTCCTCCCCTTGAACCTCGTTTCGTGTCCACGAAAACCAGACTGCAGAGTGCGATTGCCTCATTTATCCAGAAGAGGGAGACTTTTGGCTCTCTGGTCTCGACGTGCCTCGATACGTTAACGGGTTTCGACCGCGACTTAAACCTGTGGGGGTTTTTCGACGGGGTTTGTTTTCGAAGCGCGACGCTCGCCTCGACCGGTTACAGCGCGCAGGCCGTGTGCTACCCGCGTCCGTTACCGACAGCGCTGTTTCGCGCCGCTCTCCGCGCGCGCTCTCGCCACGACTGAAGACGTTGCCTCAGACGTCGCGCGATGACCTCGAAAGACGTCCCGCGTGTGCTGAAGTCACGGAGGCTTGGGTTCCGCGCGCACGTACCGACAAGCGACGCCGCTTCTTGTTCCGCTGGGTCGTCTGTAAACTTTAACAAGTGACATTTTGTGAGCTAATAAACTATTCCTCCTTCACTTCCACAGGAAACTCCGCGAGCATGCTGTGACAGTGCTGGCCTTTGGAATTCGGTCGATGCCCATATATTTTACATAGTATTTGTGCGACTTGCGTTGGTTCTTATTTGGAACACGTGTGCcgataaataaaagtttatctTGCTTGCTTATTTATGCGTTTAATTGCTATTTATGCCGTAGACGCCAGAAGCAGAATCGGTGTAACACGCACAGCTAAACCGTCCAGCTTTCAATTGGTCTGCAAAGGGGCACCTTATTCGTTTTAGCatataaacaaaatgcacaTAACATAAGCCTCATTCTCATAACACGCACTTTCCAGAACCTAGATGCCCAAACAACTCCACCCCCACCCCCAAGACCACCCCTTTCCATATTTCATACcgcttaaaaaaaatgctaagcTTTGCCTTTCTAATCGGAACGCATATATTTGAAAGGTTAAGCTGGGCATGTTGGATGCGCGCACACGCGCAGCCTACCAGAGGAAACCCTGGACCAATGAAATCAACCCAGCGCTCTCCGCGTAACCAGTTAGATTGACGTGTAGGACGCGTCAAATTAACTCCGGCGAACTTCACCCCGCGGGATCAGACAAATCCCTCTTTAACGGGAGAGGATCGCTCGCATCCCACTCCGCCGAGTTTGGCATGTAGAAGCTTTGCAGCGGGAGTACACAAAAAGTTTTCCGATCTCCGTTCATCCGCCGAGGGGAGACTTTTAAAGGCACGCGTCGCAAGAGCAAATGGGTGAGATCTCGTTCGCGTCCGCGCGCGCTTATTTTGCAAGAGAGATGTTTTATTTAGACCAGAAATAACCGCAACTCTGCACCCCCCCCGCTTAAAACCTGGATTGTTTGCTTTGGTTGTGAGCGggctattttaataattcaaataaagccGCCGTGCGGTCCCTGTCTTATTAGGCCGACGACGTTCATTATTTCTGCTGACAGCGTTAAAAATGTTGGAGAATACGATGGAAGCATCTCGCTGAAGCCATGCGCATGCACATGTATTTTAAGACGTTCGCAGCCCTCGGCGTAGGTTTTAATGTCTTTCGTTTCTTGCAGAGCAAACCTACGGGGAGGTGAACCAGCTGGGGGGAGTTTTCGTCAACGGACGTCCTTTGCCCAACGCAATAAGATTACGAATCGTGGAGTTAGCCCAGCTCGGCATCAGACCCTGCGACATAAGCAGACAGCTTCGGGTCTCCCACGGCTGCGTGAGCAAAATCCTGGCGAGATACAACGAAACCGGGTCCATTTTGCCCGGCGCGATCGGTGGCAGCAAACCGCGGGTGACGACGCCGAACGTGGTGAAAAACATACGGGAGTACAAGCAAGGAGACCCGGGGATTTTTGCGTGGGAGATCCGGGACCGTCTTCTCGCGGACGGAGTATGTGACAAGTACAACGTTCCCTCGGTCAGCTCCATCAGCAGGATATTAAGGAACAAAATCGGGAACCTCTCCCAGCCTAACCAGTACGAAAACGGCAAACAGGCACCTCCGCAGTCCGGCATCTCTTACAACCACATATACCCGTATTCGTACCCTAACGCGATGTCTCCTACCGGGACCAAAATGAGCAACCCTCCCGGTGTCCCTGTCACGGGCGGACATGTGAGCATTTCCCGCGGTTGGCCTTCGGCGCACACGGTCAGCAACATACTGGGTATTCGGGCTTTCATGGATCCTTCAGGTGAGATTCGATGCGCGGCGATGGGTTTTGACGAGGAATGGTCGCGCGTGTAGGCCTCGGCCTCGCTGCTGCTCGCGCGAAACACGCTGGAGAGGCCGACGCCGGTCGCTAAACGTGTAGCCTATTGCGAATGTTGGAACTGTGTGAAGCTGGATAGATTGCGAAAGTAAAAATTGCACGTGAAATTTAGATAAACAGCAAAAGACGTAGGCTACGTCCGAGTAGGCCTCGGTACTGTAACCTGCAATTGTTGTCTTACGTAGCTGTTTCTAACCGATAAAACGATTCTGAAAATGTGTTATGTATTAATGTCGGCTgaattgtgtaaaataatatttttgtgcatataatattttagtctaaattatattgttttagattagacaattatatatatatatatatatatatatatatatatatatatatatatatatatatatatatatatatcgtaaaTTATAACGAATAAATGAGCACATTAATATACCCAACATGCAGAATAGTAACATTATAATGTGCGTAGTTATAATAAAACGAGGATATGTACCACGCATCGTCACTTGGAGAAACCGATGCTAATATATTTATTCCAAACCAGTTTAAAGAAACATGCACGCGTTATTTTCGTTTGAAATGATATCGTTTAACACAAAAGGGTCGGTTCATTTCGTAAGTAATGCTTCATTCCGCTCGGAATCGTTTTGATTTAGTCCGTTGCGAGGTAAGGccaaaaaaaagacagttaaatgcaattcaattatttttttctagctATTGCTAGCGCTGAAGGATACGCACCAAAAATGGAGGACTGGGGTGCCGTGAATAGAGCGACGTTTCCCTCTGCTCACGGAGTCAATGGGATAGACAAATCGGCTATCGATGCGGACATAAAATACCCTCAGGTACCGTGGCAAATATTTCATTGTTACTGATAGAAAATTCATAACTCGTGTGGGTGACTTTGGGTGTCACGGTACTGTGTAAGTactgtgtaataaaaatgaagtacCTAAAAATATAATCGTTTTATAGAGCTGCTTAAAAATTCTGTTGCACGCCTGTTTATATGCGATATAGCAACAAAACGGAAATACGAAGTGTTACCTTATATTActgatatacatatatgtgcTTGCTTTTCCTCCTGTTTCTTCAGCCTTCGTCGACTCTGTCTAGTTACGTCCCAGCCTGCGCGTACTCTCCCTCCAACCAGTACGGAGTGTACGGCGGCCCGGCAGGCAGTTACGTGAGCCCTGGGCATCACTGGCAAGCGCAGGGCAGCAGCCTGTCTCACCCCGGCGGAGGCGCAGCAATGCACCCGAGCGACATCCATTCTTCTATGGCGTTCAAACACGCGGCGCGAGACG encodes:
- the pax1a gene encoding paired box protein Pax-1a; this encodes MEQTYGEVNQLGGVFVNGRPLPNAIRLRIVELAQLGIRPCDISRQLRVSHGCVSKILARYNETGSILPGAIGGSKPRVTTPNVVKNIREYKQGDPGIFAWEIRDRLLADGVCDKYNVPSVSSISRILRNKIGNLSQPNQYENGKQAPPQSGISYNHIYPYSYPNAMSPTGTKMSNPPGVPVTGGHVSISRGWPSAHTVSNILGIRAFMDPSAIASAEGYAPKMEDWGAVNRATFPSAHGVNGIDKSAIDADIKYPQPSSTLSSYVPACAYSPSNQYGVYGGPAGSYVSPGHHWQAQGSSLSHPGGGAAMHPSDIHSSMAFKHAARDGDRKPPSPLSKQQHEALSNIHGLSLSTSSS